From Caloenas nicobarica isolate bCalNic1 chromosome 18, bCalNic1.hap1, whole genome shotgun sequence, a single genomic window includes:
- the LOC135996269 gene encoding sterile alpha motif domain-containing protein 9-like, which produces MDYKTLPVDKWDENHVQCWLESIGIKKEYVEKLHAEEVTGPVLMELDETFLKGIGMKKGQIHMLICKRNELLQPQENAQPAKHLGSKTSGRTDTQTDPGIPRNASAQKTSSGDSCGPADKPSRGNTAATSGRRQRRSNNSQLQSTDEVLELSNCRPFRSQNTDFKYVKDRVLDPESGVNGLITPCHEYKSFATAAELNRNQLQSKFACEVIRFASACMNIRTNGTIHFGIMDSVEDRGWKHGQIVGIKVKEREYYVDALDYIEKCFFKHVQEIARKCIHPPVFVEVISKDSEEQRFVVEVDIEPTSSLVKNKFFQVCLPKYNEDKKKVDLTEASVLYQRLGAKSEPVKPNDLPTFIQGLQDRDAEREKAELSSAEVHTEVPQNLGRKLSILLNDGKSYMDDSLRYILVTNRCEKNDLNYINFLMHLNIFCVFDFDEDSNVSGLYSKYKEHHAVRSYFLQDFSNESKTGNPSSHKHLCLFDQTSWIFCNGRSDFLGNEKPCDENTWIRTKKKYLKKAITRICDEILPKRSFIVLFLLLSPVQKPLVDTFQEFYTEMNGTEYIVCIAESRENYNKWANLAQASCSIETLEQCSIVGMKLSHIDATVQTMLPSTAQPRHLPVSSRGLCTLPSREEEKLFSLEILCVDQCDDIKLDLLTEKEIQEMEQNFYRGRKIIWENFWLADTRRCGEIIEREACKDASKLLDDILRGSGLNYSVAKLKIFHHPGSGGSTIARQVLWKRRKDLRCAVIKASYPPATVCEHALAFRDYEEKEFSHCLPVLLLIEDYDEDYLEELRNELMDAVATRKINSPRPYFILMCCRRSNDPERLCKASPLDTVAVTHKLTDSEKNLFKTKLEKLKQKDVKPEFILTFVLMCEEFNETYVRDFVGHILQGIDRSSRDTLLMRYVALLSFYVPNSYVSLSHCEAFLGLGVYAERKSRAYDFKSHLSEQARMIFIELRDSTTYISSVRIIHCLVAKEILHQLSGDEPQSQLAMTLLQEKTLFENRFGREEFIKFIRDLFIRRDKRSRGDNTDTLFSPFIEHICKVEDCEKAIGVLKAAYELLGKDPFFAQQLARLHYSNEKFEDAEHWAGIAKFYLPNDSYILDTEGQVYRKWFSFMVDKRTQEDSPEHIIQRIEMALKAMKCFRAAQQAAKAERDSMNNAGYFGEVEVGCRLLRFLTTVHVFHRSPEGEHSELVKYLITDYVPKDIEKTWGRLHSRLKGLRQNLYNALEWISEDLSYFQTDKHHEREEEDEKDDKEEQIYNPRKWLKRQSEVYAKFFISASLIEESNSSPESQLMRRMNIYKNGGGSVTNILSFLTDKKESRSADKLENILSFYTENPLRLEDNDLINYILCHITLACLSPGSAKLLPAQTLRDLSTRFFKGKRPFPASAHFLLTLLYWPDEALDKEPNPDKDEILNSALQTLKRLYDIKMKDVPTRKKRIYTHFFLGKGYGLGKIVHKTKIDKLISGSLDERRMKWLHGTVWNIAKIRDILKRVSGWTKDRNLFIRGHVKEFPILPLHRDSVPPGNENVTFYLGFSFNGLVAFNIEVENNPTVSRI; this is translated from the exons ATGG ATTACAAAACATTACCTGTGGATAAATGGGATGAGAACCATGTCCAGTGTTGGCTGGAATCTATTGGAATCAAGAAAGAGTATGTAGAAAAGCTACATGCAGAAGAAGTGACAGGTCCAGTGCTAATGGAACTGGATGAGACTTTCCTCAAAGGCATCGGTATGAAGAAAGGCCAGATCCACATGTTaatctgcaagagaaatgaactcctgcagccacaggaaAATGCACAACCAGCCAAGCATCTCGGCAGCAAAACATCTGGCAGAACTGATACACAAACAGATCCAGGAATACCCAGAAATGCCTCTGCTCAAAAAACTTCAAGTGGAGACAGCTGTGGTCCAGCAGATAAACCCAGCAGAGGTAACACAGCTGCTACTTCTGGCAGGAGGCAACGGAGGAGTAACAACTCCCAACTTCAAAGCACTGACGAAGTTTTAGAGCTCAGCAATTGTCGGCCATTTAGAAGTCAGAATACTGATTTCAAATATGTGAAAGACAGAGTTCTTGATCCAGAATCGGGAGTCAATGGCTTAATCACTCCTTGCCATGAATACAAATCTTTTGCCACTGCTGCAGAACTGAACAGAAATCAACTGCAATCAAAATTTGCCTGCGAAGTGATAAGATTTGCTTCAGCCTGCATGAACATTCGAACAAACGGCACCATACATTTTGGTATCATGGACAGCGTTGAGGACAGGGGCTGGAAACACGGCCAGATCGTTGGCATAAAGGTCAAAGAGAGAGAATACTACGTTGATGCATTAGATTatatagaaaaatgttttttcaaacATGTACAAGAAATTGCAAGGAAATGCATCCACCCACCTGTTTTTGTTGAAGTGATTTCAAAAGATTCTGAGGAACAAAGATTTGTAGTGGAGGTTGACATTGAACCAACATCCAGCTTAGTAAAGAACAAATTTTTTCAAGTGTGTTTGCCAAAATAcaatgaagacaaaaagaaggTGGATCTGACAGAAGCTTCAGTTCTCTATCAGAGACTGGGAGCAAAGTCTGAACCTGTAAAGCCCAACGATCTACCGACTTTTATTCAGGGTTTACAAGACAGGGatgctgaaagagaaaaagccgAGCTCTCCAGTGCAGAAGTACATACAGAAGTACCTCAAAATTTAGGAAGAAAGTTATCAATTCTACTAAATGATGGCAAAAGCTACATGGATGATTCCCTACGGTACATCCTTGTCACAAACAGGTGTGAAAAGAATGATCTGAACTACATCAACTTTTTAATGCACTTGaacattttctgtgtctttgacTTTGATGAAGATTCTAACGTGTCAGGACTGTATAGCAAGTACAAAGAACACCATGCAGTAAGATCGTATTTTTTACAGGATTTTTCCAATGAGAGCAAGACTGGCAACCCCTCCTCCCACAAACATTTGTGCCTGTTTGATCAGACCAGCTGGATATTCTGCAATGGGCGCAGTGACTTCCTCGGGAATGAAAAACCTTGTGATGAGAACACGTGGATTAGAacgaaaaaaaaataccttaagAAAGCAATTACTCGTATCTGTGATGAAATCCTGCCGAAGCGGTCCTTCATTGTGCTTTTCCTATTGCTATCACCAGTGCAGAAACCACTCGTGGACACTTTTCAGGAATTCTATACAGAGATGAATGGCACAGAGTACATTGTTTGCATTGCGGAGTCCAGAGAAAATTACAACAAGTGGGCTAATTTAGCTCAGGCGTCCTGCAGCATTGAGACACTCGAGCAATGCAGTATCGTGGGTATGAAACTAAGTCACATAGATGCCACCGTTCAGACCATGCTGCCTTCTACAGCGCAACCCAGACACCTGCCTGTCTCCTCCAGAGGGCTGTGTACGCTTCCCTCCCGGGAAGAGGAGAAACTGTTTTCCCTAGAAATCCTTTGTGTTGACCAATGTGATGATATCAAACTAGATCTTttgactgaaaaggaaatacaagaaatggaacaaaatttTTACCGAGGGAGAAAAATCATCTGGGAAAATTTCTGGCTTGCTGACACAAGACGCTGTGGGGAAATCATTGAACGCGAAGCATGTAAAGACGCTAGCAAACTCCTAGATGACATTTTACGAGGCAGCGGACTCAACTATTCTGTGgctaaactaaaaatatttcaccatCCTGGAAGCGGTGGAAGCACAATAGCAAGGCAAGTTctatggaaaagaagaaaggactTAAGATGTGCTGTTATCAAAGCCTCATATCCTCCTGCAACTGTCTGTGAGCATGCACTTGCATTTAGAgattatgaagaaaaagaattcaGTCATTGTCTTCCTGTGCTCCTCCTGATTGAGGATTATGATGAAGACTATTTAGAAGAACTAAGGAATGAGTTAATGGATGCTGTAGCAACTAGGAAAATTAATTCCCCCAGACCTTACTTCATCCTTATGTGCTGCCGACGATCCAATGACCCCGAAAGGCTTTGCAAGGCTTCTCCACTGGACACAGTTGCTGTCACTCACAAGCTGAcagactcagaaaaaaatctgttcaaaactaaacttgaaaaactgaagcagaaagaCGTCAAGCCAGAATTCATACTTACGTTTGTCCTGATGTGTGAGGAGTTCAATGAAACATACGTGAGAGACTTTGTAGGACACATACTGCAAGGCATAGACCGTTCTTCTCGTGATACCCTTTTGATGCGTTATGTGGCTTTGCTTAGTTTTTATGTACCTAATTCATATGTTTCACTGTCACACTGCGAGGCTTTTCTGGGACTGGGGGTATATGCAGAAAGGAAATCAAGAGCATATGATTTCAAGAGTCACTTGAGTGAACAAGCAAGAATGATTTTTATTGAGCTAAGGGACAGTACCACCTATATTTCATCTGTTCGGATAATACACTGCCTGGTTGCAAAAGAAATTCTGCATCAGCTTTCAGGGGATGAACCTCAAAGTCAACTTGCAATGACTCTTCTTCAGGAAAAGACGCTCTTTGAAAACAGATTTGGACGAGAGGAATTCATAAAGTTCATCAGAGATCTATTTATTCGACGGGATAAAAGAAGCAGGGGTGACAATACTGACACTCTTTTCTCCCCATTCATTGAACACATCTGTAAAGTTGAAGACTGTGAAAAAGCTATAGGTGTTTTAAAAGCTGCGTATGAACTCCTTGGAAAAGATCCTTTTTTTGCGCAGCAGCTTGCCAGACTGCATTACAGCAATGAAAAATTCGAAGATGCTGAACACTGGGCAGGGAttgcaaaattttatttgccAAATGATTCTTATATTTTAGATACAGAAGGTCAAGTCTACAGAAAATGGTTTAGTTTCATGGTGGATAAAAGGACACAGGAGGACAGTCCTGAACACATCATTCAAAGGATAGAGATGGCTCTTAAAGCTATGAAATGCTTCAGGGCTGCACAACAGGCTGCAAAAGCGGAACGTGACAGCATGAACAACGCTGGCTATTTTGGAGAAGTAGAAGTAGGATGTCGTCTTCTTAGATTTTTGACCACAGTCCACGTATTTCACAGGAGTCCAGAGGGGGAACATTCTGAGCTTGTGAAATACCTGATCACAGATTACGTTCCTAAAGACATTGAAAAAACATGGGGACGCCTCCACTCCCGTTTAAAAGGCTTACGCCAGAACCTGTACAATGCTCTGGAATGGATTTCAGAAGACCTAAGTTATTTCCAAACAGATAAACACCAcgagagggaagaggaagatgaaaaagATGACAAGGAAGAACAAATTTATAATCCCAGAAAATGGCTAAAAAGACAGTCTGAGGTATATGCAAAGTTCTTCATCTCAGCATCACTTATTGAGGAAAGCAACAGCAGCCCCGAGAGCCAGCTGATGAGACGCATGAATATTTATAAGAATGGTGGAGGTAGCGTCACTAATATTTTGTCGTTCTTAACAGATAAGAAAGAGAGCAGGTCAGCTGATAAGCTAGAAAACATCCTTAGTTTCTACACAGAAAACCCACTAAGGCTAGAGGACAATGACCTGATCAATTATATTTTGTGCCACATCACATTAGCATGCCTATCACCAGGGTCAGCCAAACTTCTTCCAGCACAAACTCTTCGTGACCTCAGTACAAgattctttaaaggaaaaagaccATTTCCAGCAAGTGCCCATTTTTTGCTCACCTTGCTGTACTGGCCAGATGAGGCATTAGACAAAGAGCCTAATCCTGACAAAGACGAGATTCTAAACTCAGCCCTTCAAACCCTGAAACGTTTGTATGACATCAAGATGAAAGATGTTCctaccagaaagaaaagaatctACACCCACTTTTTTCTGGGAAAGGGTTATGGCTTGGGTAAGATTGTGCACAAAACTAAAATTGATAAGTTAATTTCTGGGTCCTTAGATGAGAGGAGGATGAAATGGCTACATGGAACCGTATGGAATATTGCCAAGATTCGCGACATTCTCAAAAGAGTTTCTGGTTGGACCAAGGACAGAAATTTATTTATACGTGGTCATGTGAAGGAGTTTCCTATCTTGCCACTCCATCGTGATTCAGTGCCccctggaaatgaaaatgtgacCTTTTACTTGGGCTTTTCATTTAATGGTCTTGTTGCTTTCAATATTGAGGTTGAAAACAATCCAACTGTCAGCAGAATATGA